The Panicum virgatum strain AP13 chromosome 5K, P.virgatum_v5, whole genome shotgun sequence genome has a window encoding:
- the LOC120707060 gene encoding uncharacterized protein LOC120707060 isoform X1: MLPAVAAASPALSHLPRYQHLRRRFHLRCHRLPATPAKASCGARRRLLAGAFAAGDGPSGQDVDYSTGTTSSGSAYLGLFVRLLGLDNDTRDREHAVCTLYQYSLGGRKSIDEIMQFPGCIVIIISLLKSESTRAREAAAGLLRNITSVQIYRKMAIESGAMEEVISLLCKSTISPEMMEQCLCTIWNFSIDENWRYKILRSDVLTKIVRYLDEEDIKVKEAAGGIISNLALSPSNHGALVEAGVIPKLVHLLQTKEDDYKIIRKEARSSLILLAHDDHYLSLIIEEGLIRVPLVGSAAYKAFKPLPHSWPTFPDGSEIQRSSRPSKYGATELLLGLSVNEKDTKPDEAKINAMIGRSNQQFLARVGAIELDDEGNEQSGSEKSDLYTILPWVDGVARLVLILGGLEDVSAIKKAARAIGDASINEHMRTSFKEAGAVKPLLQLLKHGDVSVREAAAYALEKLSVSATICQKIKADGGLELLVNTVKDPNTPVKQLEKMICVLSRMFDMGINMVAAPESYAHEDVTSAERSIQGDTATGNSVISHTFVNQEMASEMILDFDAILRLTKVLKEGSPSLQAKV, encoded by the exons ATGCTGCCGGCTGTCGCCGCCGCATCCCCTGCACTCTCCCATCTGCCGCGCTACCAACACCTTCGCCGTCGCTTCCACCTCCGGTGCCACCGCCTCCCTGCTACTCCCGCCAAGGCCTCGTgtggcgcccgccgccggctcctAGCAGGCGCGTTCGCAGCCGGCGATGGTCCTTCGGGACAG GATGTTGATTACTCTACTGGTACTACGAGTTCTGGATCTGCATACCTTGGTCTCTTTGTTCGATTGCTTGGTTTGGACAATGACACTCGTGATAGGGAGCATGCTGTCTGCACACTTTATCAATACTCTCTTGGTGGCCGGAAGAGCATTGATGAGATAATGCAATTCCCTGGTTGCATTGTCATAATCATTAGCCTCCTGAAGTCAGAGTCCACTCGAGCCCGTGAAGCAGCTGCTGGTCTTCTGCGTAACATAACGTCAGTTCAAATATACAGGAAGATGGCCATTGAAAGTGGAGCAATGGAAGAAGTCATTAGTCTTCTGTGTAAATCTACAATAAGCCCCGAG ATGATGGAGCAGTGTTTGTGTACCATTTGGAACTTTTCTATTGATGAAAACTGGAGATACAAGATTCTGAGGAGTGATGTCCTGACAAAGATTGTTAGATACCTAGATGAAGAAGATATAAAAGTCAAAGAAGCTGCTGGTGGTATCATATCAAATTTAGCTTTGAGTCCCTCTAATCATGGAGCTTTGGTAGAAGCAGGAGTGATTCCAAAATTG GTTCATCTTTTGCAAACCAAAGAAGATGACTATAAGATTATTAGAAAGGAAGCTCGAAGTTCGCTGATTCTGCTAGCCCATGATGATCATTACCTCAGCCTTATAATAGAGGAGGGTCTTATTCGGGTTCCTTTGGTTGGCTCAGCTGCATATAAAGCTTTTAAACCTCTCCCTCATTCGTGGCCCACTTTTCCTGATGGATCTGAGATTCAACGGAGTTCTCGCCCCTCAAAATACGGTGCTACTGAACTGCTCCTTGGCTTGAGTGTCAATGAGAAGGATACAAAGCCAGACGAAGCTAAAATTAATGCTATGATAGGGCGCTCTAATCAGCAATTTCTTGCACGTGTTGGAGCTATTGAGTTGGATGATGAAGGAAATGAGCAATCTGGATCTGAAAAGAGTGACCTCTATACCATTTTGCCATGGGTTGATGGTGTTGCAAGGCTAGTTTTGATTCTTGGTGGTCTTGAAGATGTATCTGCAATTAAAAAAGCTGCTAGAGCGATAGGTGATGCATCAATAAATGAACATATGCGCACCTCATTCAAGGAAGCTGGGGCTGTTAAACCTCTACTTCAGCTGCTGAAACACGGTGATGTGTCTGTCAGAGAAGCTGCTGCTTATGCATTGGAAAAATTAAGTGTCAG TGCCACCATATGTCAGAAAATCAAAGCAGATGGTGGACTTGAACTGCTTGTAAATACAGTGAAGGATCCAAATACCCCAGTGAAACAACTAGAGAAG ATGATTTGTGTACTTTCTCGAATGTTTGACATGGGGATTAACATGGTTGCTGCG CCGGAGAGCTATGCTCATGAGGATGTAACCAGTGCTGAGAGGAGTATTCAAGGTGATACAGCTACAGGAAACAGTGTCATTTCCCATACATTTGTAAACCAAGAGATGGCCAG TGAGATGATCTTGGATTTTGATGCTATTTTACGCTTGACCAAAGTTCTGAAGGAAGGATCCCCAAGTCTGCAAGCAAAAGTCTGA
- the LOC120707060 gene encoding uncharacterized protein LOC120707060 isoform X2 → MLPAVAAASPALSHLPRYQHLRRRFHLRCHRLPATPAKASCGARRRLLAGAFAAGDGPSGQDVDYSTGTTSSGSAYLGLFVRLLGLDNDTRDREHAVCTLYQYSLGGRKSIDEIMQFPGCIVIIISLLKSESTRAREAAAGLLRNITSVQIYRKMAIESGAMEEVISLLCKSTISPEMMEQCLCTIWNFSIDENWRYKILRSDVLTKIVRYLDEEDIKVKEAAGGIISNLALSPSNHGALVEAGVIPKLVHLLQTKEDDYKIIRKEARSSLILLAHDDHYLSLIIEEGLIRVPLVGSAAYKAFKPLPHSWPTFPDGSEIQRSSRPSKYGATELLLGLSVNEKDTKPDEAKINAMIGRSNQQFLARVGAIELDDEGNEQSGSEKSDLYTILPWVDGVARLVLILGGLEDVSAIKKAARAIGDASINEHMRTSFKEAGAVKPLLQLLKHGDVSVREAAAYALEKLSVSATICQKIKADGGLELLVNTVKDPNTPVKQLEKMICVLSRMFDMGINMVAAPESYAHEDVTSAERSIQVR, encoded by the exons ATGCTGCCGGCTGTCGCCGCCGCATCCCCTGCACTCTCCCATCTGCCGCGCTACCAACACCTTCGCCGTCGCTTCCACCTCCGGTGCCACCGCCTCCCTGCTACTCCCGCCAAGGCCTCGTgtggcgcccgccgccggctcctAGCAGGCGCGTTCGCAGCCGGCGATGGTCCTTCGGGACAG GATGTTGATTACTCTACTGGTACTACGAGTTCTGGATCTGCATACCTTGGTCTCTTTGTTCGATTGCTTGGTTTGGACAATGACACTCGTGATAGGGAGCATGCTGTCTGCACACTTTATCAATACTCTCTTGGTGGCCGGAAGAGCATTGATGAGATAATGCAATTCCCTGGTTGCATTGTCATAATCATTAGCCTCCTGAAGTCAGAGTCCACTCGAGCCCGTGAAGCAGCTGCTGGTCTTCTGCGTAACATAACGTCAGTTCAAATATACAGGAAGATGGCCATTGAAAGTGGAGCAATGGAAGAAGTCATTAGTCTTCTGTGTAAATCTACAATAAGCCCCGAG ATGATGGAGCAGTGTTTGTGTACCATTTGGAACTTTTCTATTGATGAAAACTGGAGATACAAGATTCTGAGGAGTGATGTCCTGACAAAGATTGTTAGATACCTAGATGAAGAAGATATAAAAGTCAAAGAAGCTGCTGGTGGTATCATATCAAATTTAGCTTTGAGTCCCTCTAATCATGGAGCTTTGGTAGAAGCAGGAGTGATTCCAAAATTG GTTCATCTTTTGCAAACCAAAGAAGATGACTATAAGATTATTAGAAAGGAAGCTCGAAGTTCGCTGATTCTGCTAGCCCATGATGATCATTACCTCAGCCTTATAATAGAGGAGGGTCTTATTCGGGTTCCTTTGGTTGGCTCAGCTGCATATAAAGCTTTTAAACCTCTCCCTCATTCGTGGCCCACTTTTCCTGATGGATCTGAGATTCAACGGAGTTCTCGCCCCTCAAAATACGGTGCTACTGAACTGCTCCTTGGCTTGAGTGTCAATGAGAAGGATACAAAGCCAGACGAAGCTAAAATTAATGCTATGATAGGGCGCTCTAATCAGCAATTTCTTGCACGTGTTGGAGCTATTGAGTTGGATGATGAAGGAAATGAGCAATCTGGATCTGAAAAGAGTGACCTCTATACCATTTTGCCATGGGTTGATGGTGTTGCAAGGCTAGTTTTGATTCTTGGTGGTCTTGAAGATGTATCTGCAATTAAAAAAGCTGCTAGAGCGATAGGTGATGCATCAATAAATGAACATATGCGCACCTCATTCAAGGAAGCTGGGGCTGTTAAACCTCTACTTCAGCTGCTGAAACACGGTGATGTGTCTGTCAGAGAAGCTGCTGCTTATGCATTGGAAAAATTAAGTGTCAG TGCCACCATATGTCAGAAAATCAAAGCAGATGGTGGACTTGAACTGCTTGTAAATACAGTGAAGGATCCAAATACCCCAGTGAAACAACTAGAGAAG ATGATTTGTGTACTTTCTCGAATGTTTGACATGGGGATTAACATGGTTGCTGCG CCGGAGAGCTATGCTCATGAGGATGTAACCAGTGCTGAGAGGAGTATTCAAG TGAGATGA